Proteins encoded in a region of the Inquilinus sp. KBS0705 genome:
- the mnmE gene encoding tRNA uridine-5-carboxymethylaminomethyl(34) synthesis GTPase MnmE yields MTQTEDTIVALATPNGVGAIGVIRLSGPDAITIAQKTFKGKDLTKQPSHTLHYGSIVDGELVLDEVVVSLFVAPRSYTRENVVEISCHGSNYIIESIIKLIIKNGARAAKAGEFTLRAFLNGQLDLSQAEAVADLIASNSKASQQVALQQLRGGFSNQLQQLRDQLVQFASLIELELDFAEEDVEFANRDQLKKLTHDITRVIGSLIQSFELGNAIKNGVNTVIAGRPNAGKSTLLNALLNEERAIVSHIPGTTRDTIEEVLNIKGINFRLIDTAGIREATDAIEQIGVQRTMEKINQSALLLYVFDALEISIADLNNDLESLQRPGVTMLIIANKADLLTDEQLTALPHTEKAIIISAKEKRHIDELKHKIYSAAVKDQLTGHETLVTNIRHLEALQKTEEALIRVLNGIDTVTSDFLSMDIKQALHYLGEITGAVTTDDLLENIFSKFCIGK; encoded by the coding sequence ATGACACAAACTGAAGATACCATTGTAGCCCTGGCTACCCCTAACGGTGTTGGCGCTATAGGGGTTATCCGCCTATCAGGCCCTGATGCTATTACTATTGCCCAAAAAACCTTTAAAGGTAAGGATCTTACCAAACAGCCCTCGCACACACTACATTATGGCAGTATAGTTGATGGAGAGCTTGTTTTAGATGAGGTAGTGGTATCGTTATTTGTGGCCCCGCGGTCATACACCCGCGAAAATGTGGTAGAGATATCCTGTCACGGCTCTAATTATATTATTGAGTCTATCATTAAACTGATTATAAAAAATGGCGCACGGGCTGCCAAAGCAGGTGAATTTACCCTGCGTGCGTTCCTCAATGGCCAATTAGACCTCTCACAAGCTGAGGCCGTAGCCGATTTGATAGCCTCCAATTCTAAGGCATCGCAACAGGTTGCCTTGCAGCAGTTACGTGGCGGTTTTAGCAATCAGTTACAGCAACTCCGCGACCAACTGGTGCAGTTTGCTTCGCTTATAGAGCTGGAACTTGACTTTGCCGAAGAAGACGTTGAATTTGCCAACCGCGATCAGTTAAAAAAGCTTACACATGATATTACAAGGGTTATAGGTAGTCTAATACAGTCGTTTGAATTAGGTAACGCTATAAAAAATGGCGTAAATACAGTAATAGCAGGCAGACCTAATGCAGGTAAATCAACACTGTTAAATGCCTTGTTAAATGAGGAACGTGCTATTGTAAGCCATATACCCGGCACCACGCGCGATACCATAGAGGAGGTACTGAACATAAAAGGCATCAACTTTAGGCTAATAGATACTGCGGGTATACGCGAAGCCACCGATGCTATCGAGCAAATAGGGGTGCAGCGTACCATGGAGAAGATCAACCAGTCTGCATTGCTTTTATACGTTTTTGATGCCCTGGAAATATCTATAGCTGACCTTAATAACGATTTGGAAAGCCTGCAGCGCCCCGGTGTTACCATGCTGATTATAGCTAATAAAGCGGATCTATTGACCGATGAGCAATTAACCGCTTTGCCACATACCGAAAAAGCCATTATTATATCTGCCAAAGAAAAACGCCATATTGATGAACTGAAGCATAAAATATATTCGGCAGCAGTAAAAGATCAATTAACAGGCCACGAAACACTGGTGACCAATATCAGGCACTTAGAAGCACTTCAAAAAACCGAAGAGGCGTTGATAAGGGTCCTTAACGGTATTGATACCGTAACATCCGATTTTTTGTCAATGGATATAAAACAAGCCCTGCACTACCTCGGCGAAATAACAGGTGCCGTTACCACAGACGACTTGCTGGAAAATATATTTAGTAAGTTTTGTATCGGTAAATAA
- a CDS encoding Error-prone repair protein ImuA translates to MSDAKRELIDRLQKDILQWEGYRPPSLGSWQSFGLGSIEANFPNSTFPTGTVHELVCNTAEQATACIGFVSGLLSILMQNGGICLWISLSGNVYPTALKSFGIKPDRVIFVRLNKDKDVLWVMEEALKCAGLTAVIGELTKIDFKQSRRLQLAVEQSRVTGFILRNQPNKMSSTACAARWQIKPLPSEPIDGLPGLGFPRWQIELLRVRNGRQGSWIIEWSDGKFKPIEDYLLEQQIQDVG, encoded by the coding sequence ATGAGTGATGCGAAAAGAGAATTGATTGACCGGTTGCAAAAAGATATTTTGCAATGGGAGGGTTATAGGCCGCCCTCTCTTGGCAGTTGGCAATCATTTGGATTAGGATCGATTGAAGCCAATTTCCCCAATAGCACATTTCCTACAGGTACAGTTCATGAATTAGTTTGCAATACCGCCGAACAGGCTACCGCCTGCATTGGCTTCGTAAGTGGTTTGTTGTCAATATTAATGCAAAATGGCGGAATATGTTTATGGATCAGTCTATCGGGTAATGTGTACCCTACAGCTTTAAAATCATTTGGAATTAAACCCGACCGGGTAATTTTTGTACGATTAAATAAAGATAAAGACGTGTTATGGGTGATGGAGGAGGCTTTAAAATGCGCCGGGTTAACTGCAGTTATAGGTGAACTGACGAAAATTGATTTTAAGCAATCCCGACGCTTGCAATTGGCGGTAGAACAAAGCCGGGTAACAGGTTTTATTTTGCGAAACCAGCCTAATAAAATGAGTTCAACAGCCTGTGCTGCTCGTTGGCAGATAAAACCCTTGCCAAGCGAACCTATAGATGGGTTGCCGGGTTTAGGATTCCCTCGTTGGCAAATTGAGTTGTTACGGGTACGTAATGGCAGACAAGGCAGTTGGATAATTGAGTGGTCAGATGGCAAATTTAAACCCATTGAGGACTATTTATTGGAGCAACAAATACAAGATGTAGGATGA
- a CDS encoding nucleoid-associated protein, whose amino-acid sequence MVTFFEAALDTISVHHVGNQSQGEMYALSGQPLELKDDIIPTLLMQYFLKPFEKVSEIYHLMHSSGDLALNELHHFATQVFDDKAKFHEASEQIAKHLYKVSTHPNIKGGELYVVYFNKVQIEGNPLDAIGIFKSENKETYLKVYPDNGGFAVDYEQEAININKLDKGVLIFNIEKENGYKVVVIDKATGGQDAAVYWKDEFLQLKIRNDSFNQTSNTLGIYKNFVTQKLDDEFEMSKADKIDLLNRSMKYFKEKETFDLDEFAEEVISNPEAITSFKNFKSQYETEFDSPIADTFEISENAVKKQARVYKSVLKLDKNFHIYIHGNKDLIEKGFDDGKAMNYYKVYFKEEA is encoded by the coding sequence ATGGTAACTTTTTTTGAGGCGGCTTTAGATACAATTTCAGTACATCATGTGGGCAACCAATCGCAGGGCGAAATGTACGCGCTGTCGGGCCAACCTTTGGAGCTAAAGGACGACATTATCCCTACGCTGCTGATGCAGTACTTTTTAAAACCGTTTGAAAAAGTGAGCGAGATATATCACCTGATGCACAGCAGCGGCGACCTTGCCCTTAACGAATTGCATCACTTTGCCACGCAGGTATTTGATGATAAGGCTAAGTTTCACGAAGCATCAGAGCAAATAGCTAAACACTTGTATAAAGTAAGCACCCACCCCAATATAAAGGGCGGCGAACTATATGTAGTATACTTTAACAAAGTACAAATAGAGGGCAACCCGCTGGATGCCATCGGCATATTTAAATCTGAAAACAAGGAAACTTATTTGAAGGTGTACCCCGATAATGGCGGTTTCGCGGTTGATTATGAGCAGGAAGCCATCAACATTAATAAGCTGGATAAAGGCGTGCTCATTTTCAACATCGAAAAGGAGAACGGCTACAAAGTGGTGGTGATTGATAAAGCCACCGGCGGGCAGGATGCGGCGGTATACTGGAAAGATGAATTTTTACAATTAAAAATACGCAACGATAGCTTTAACCAAACCAGTAACACACTGGGCATTTACAAAAACTTTGTAACCCAAAAGCTCGACGATGAGTTTGAAATGAGCAAGGCCGATAAGATAGACCTGCTTAACCGCAGCATGAAGTATTTTAAGGAAAAGGAAACCTTCGACCTGGATGAATTTGCCGAAGAAGTGATCAGTAACCCGGAAGCCATTACCTCGTTTAAAAACTTTAAAAGCCAGTACGAAACCGAATTTGACAGCCCCATTGCCGATACTTTTGAGATATCTGAAAACGCCGTTAAAAAGCAGGCACGGGTATATAAAAGCGTATTAAAGCTGGATAAAAACTTCCACATTTACATACACGGTAATAAGGACCTGATAGAGAAAGGTTTTGACGATGGCAAGGCCATGAATTATTATAAGGTTTATTTTAAGGAAGAAGCGTAG
- a CDS encoding chemotaxis protein CheB encodes MALVTHHIIVIGSSAGGWETLPPILENIPENLPAAIFIVQHFPSDTMGTAFLNHLSKTSILPCAFAIDREPIHPGRVYLAPPDHHLMINKDFVLITKGPRENSFRPSIDTLFRSAAAYHGSAVIGVLLSGLRDDGVEGLSTVSRSGGITVVQDPYNAPFPDMPQNALNRMPIDYTARTIEMGLILSGLVYQPSKSQDGIPEDVLNEAFLAERVLTALDAVEERANGGTGYTCPACGGVLWDVKHTDQVHSYRCHAGHAYTADTLLHLKSQEVEETMWAALRMMEEQKRMLQRFPRLPGEHSSVERRLGENQKYIDMLRNILLNGGNFSNHADNTADVI; translated from the coding sequence ATGGCATTAGTAACACACCATATCATTGTAATAGGCTCTTCGGCAGGTGGCTGGGAGACCTTACCCCCCATTCTGGAGAACATCCCCGAAAACTTGCCTGCGGCTATATTCATCGTTCAACATTTTCCGAGTGATACAATGGGTACAGCCTTTTTAAATCACCTGTCTAAAACGAGTATATTGCCCTGTGCTTTCGCAATTGACAGGGAACCTATTCATCCCGGCAGGGTATACCTTGCACCGCCCGATCATCACCTGATGATAAACAAAGACTTTGTATTGATTACGAAAGGTCCACGGGAAAACAGCTTCCGCCCTTCTATTGATACGCTATTCCGGTCGGCAGCAGCTTATCATGGCTCTGCTGTTATCGGGGTATTGCTATCCGGCTTGCGCGATGATGGTGTAGAGGGTTTATCTACAGTATCCCGCAGCGGTGGTATTACTGTTGTACAAGACCCCTATAACGCCCCCTTCCCTGACATGCCGCAGAACGCACTCAACCGTATGCCGATAGATTATACCGCGCGCACTATAGAAATGGGCCTGATACTTTCCGGTCTTGTTTATCAACCCTCTAAATCACAAGACGGCATTCCGGAGGACGTACTAAATGAAGCATTTTTAGCCGAACGTGTACTAACTGCATTAGATGCTGTGGAGGAGCGGGCTAACGGCGGAACCGGTTATACCTGCCCGGCTTGCGGGGGCGTGCTTTGGGATGTAAAGCATACAGACCAGGTACACAGTTACAGATGCCACGCCGGGCACGCTTATACGGCAGACACACTACTGCATTTAAAATCGCAAGAAGTGGAGGAAACCATGTGGGCGGCTTTGCGAATGATGGAAGAACAAAAGCGTATGTTGCAAAGGTTTCCACGGTTGCCGGGCGAACATTCATCTGTAGAAAGACGACTTGGAGAAAATCAAAAGTATATTGATATGTTGCGCAACATCTTACTAAACGGCGGCAATTTTTCTAATCACGCCGACAATACTGCTGATGTAATTTAG
- a CDS encoding TIR domain-containing protein: MALFNENYLRNLVQNQPLNESTRMMSESKQKTSFDIFLSHSFLDKQAVKGLYIELTSYGFSVYVDWIVDPHLDRNNVTKQTAKTIQQRLQSSKSLILAISENADLSKWMPWELGYVDGHTQLCALAPVVSNYNTKRTFERREFLLLYPYIKRAQNSQNQDKLWVVENGTNYIIFDDWMRSNKLFERDFNIDSL; encoded by the coding sequence ATGGCGCTATTTAACGAAAATTATCTCAGAAATTTGGTCCAAAATCAACCGCTTAATGAAAGTACGCGGATGATGTCCGAAAGCAAACAAAAAACATCATTTGATATTTTTTTATCCCACAGCTTTTTAGATAAACAAGCTGTTAAAGGACTGTATATTGAACTCACCAGCTATGGATTTTCGGTTTACGTAGATTGGATTGTTGATCCGCATTTAGATCGGAATAATGTTACGAAACAAACAGCCAAAACTATACAGCAACGGCTGCAATCTTCAAAATCTCTCATATTAGCAATATCAGAAAATGCAGATCTGTCAAAATGGATGCCTTGGGAATTGGGATACGTAGACGGACATACCCAACTTTGCGCGTTAGCACCAGTCGTAAGCAACTACAACACAAAACGCACTTTTGAAAGGAGAGAGTTTCTTTTACTATATCCATACATAAAACGCGCTCAAAACAGCCAAAACCAAGATAAACTTTGGGTAGTTGAAAACGGGACTAACTACATAATCTTTGACGATTGGATGAGAAGCAACAAATTGTTTGAAAGGGACTTTAATATAGACAGTCTATGA
- a CDS encoding helix-turn-helix domain-containing protein — MLLANKQTLTVSEFSDYSGLSKSAIYKLTSQRKIAFSCPNGKVIFISRKDADAYLQSNRRPTTDEIKQVAVNYVTLNPNHRRQA; from the coding sequence CTGCTCCTCGCCAACAAGCAAACGCTCACGGTCAGTGAGTTTAGTGATTACTCAGGATTAAGTAAATCCGCTATTTATAAGTTAACCTCCCAGCGTAAAATTGCTTTTAGCTGCCCAAACGGTAAGGTGATATTTATAAGCCGTAAGGATGCAGATGCCTACCTTCAAAGTAACCGTAGACCCACTACTGACGAAATTAAACAGGTTGCAGTTAACTACGTTACCCTTAACCCTAACCATAGGAGGCAGGCGTAA
- a CDS encoding site-specific integrase, with the protein MSISIRERKLENGRSRLILDSYIDGKRKTEKLELFIFNKPSTREEREANKTSKQLAEAIRATRLIEYQNGKYGFTDTYKKQGSFLDYFKQQTDKRRSSTGSYGNWQSTYQVLLKFADGKGLTFEEADTNFLEKFKKYLLEARLTKSNTRLARNSALSYFNKVKAALNQAFDDKIINDKIAQRVKGIKEEDTHREYLTVEELKKLIYTECDVEVLKQAFLFSCTTGLRWSDVNNLKWANVEYSEALQCSQLRFVQKKTKAAEVLPVNSQALTFMGERGADDEKVFKGLRYSAWYNLKLQQWVMRAGINKNITFHCSRHTYATLMLTHDVSIYTVMNLLGHRHVKTTQIYAKVVDTRKVEAVNQLPIFTI; encoded by the coding sequence ATGTCCATTAGCATCAGAGAAAGAAAATTAGAAAACGGCAGATCACGGCTTATCCTCGACTCATATATAGATGGTAAGAGGAAAACTGAAAAATTGGAGTTGTTTATTTTTAATAAACCTTCTACCAGGGAAGAGCGTGAAGCTAATAAAACATCGAAACAGTTAGCGGAAGCTATCAGAGCCACAAGGTTGATAGAATACCAAAATGGGAAGTATGGTTTTACCGATACTTACAAGAAGCAAGGTAGCTTTCTTGATTATTTTAAGCAACAAACCGATAAAAGGCGGTCAAGTACGGGAAGTTATGGTAATTGGCAAAGCACCTATCAGGTATTACTAAAATTTGCTGATGGTAAAGGTCTGACTTTTGAGGAAGCTGACACTAATTTTCTCGAAAAATTTAAAAAATATTTATTGGAGGCGAGGTTAACCAAAAGTAACACACGTTTGGCTCGTAACTCTGCGCTATCATATTTTAATAAAGTGAAAGCAGCCCTTAACCAAGCTTTTGATGATAAAATTATCAACGATAAAATCGCCCAACGGGTAAAAGGCATAAAAGAAGAAGATACCCACCGTGAGTACTTAACTGTTGAAGAACTTAAAAAGCTGATATATACCGAGTGTGACGTTGAAGTGTTGAAGCAAGCATTTTTATTTAGTTGTACTACTGGGTTGCGCTGGTCGGACGTAAATAACTTAAAGTGGGCAAACGTAGAATATTCAGAAGCCTTACAATGCTCACAGCTAAGGTTTGTTCAGAAAAAGACCAAAGCCGCTGAAGTATTACCTGTAAACTCCCAAGCACTCACATTTATGGGTGAGCGGGGAGCGGATGATGAAAAGGTATTTAAGGGTTTACGATACAGCGCATGGTATAATTTAAAGTTGCAGCAGTGGGTAATGCGGGCAGGGATCAATAAAAACATCACTTTTCATTGTTCTCGCCATACCTATGCAACACTGATGCTTACTCATGATGTGAGCATTTACACAGTAATGAATTTACTGGGACACCGCCACGTAAAAACAACTCAGATTTATGCAAAGGTGGTAGATACACGAAAAGTTGAGGCCGTTAATCAATTACCAATATTTACTATATGA
- a CDS encoding BON domain-containing protein — MKKITIALLMLALAGCQTSDQEIRADIAIKAQQDLNFAGLHYTVSNGIANFTGNCPSEKAFKKIQQTIKNIHVLKAVNYNVNIAPVKLDTLTPIKLQVDSLLAQYPQVIAKVDTASITLKGTITALNKAKLIKALSLTHYSAVNDSLTVR; from the coding sequence ATGAAAAAAATAACTATCGCTTTACTAATGCTGGCACTGGCCGGCTGCCAAACATCAGACCAGGAGATTAGGGCTGATATAGCTATAAAGGCACAGCAAGACCTTAACTTTGCCGGTTTACATTATACCGTAAGTAATGGCATCGCTAATTTTACGGGCAATTGCCCATCAGAAAAAGCCTTTAAAAAAATACAGCAAACCATCAAAAATATTCATGTTTTAAAGGCCGTAAACTATAATGTAAATATTGCGCCTGTTAAATTAGACACCTTAACACCCATAAAATTGCAGGTTGATAGTTTGCTGGCACAATACCCCCAGGTAATAGCCAAAGTAGATACGGCAAGTATTACTTTAAAAGGTACAATTACAGCCTTAAATAAAGCAAAACTGATAAAAGCATTGTCATTAACACACTACAGCGCAGTAAACGATAGTCTTACTGTCCGTTAA
- a CDS encoding DNA polymerase Y family protein has product MQKRYMSIWFRHLMTDWLTLRKPELKDVPFVFVAPERNRMVITAANLAAEAQGIHRGMAAADAKAITINLQVLDDLHGKEAKLLTQLGLWCIRYTPVVAIDLPNGLILDISGCTHLWGGERGYLKEIVNKLRASGYNARAAIADTIGTAWAIARYGKATPIIESGAHIQALINLPPVALRLDITVLQKMQKLGFSTVKSFTQIPRTVLRRRFGEAFLLRLAQAFGMQDEQIVPLVSPVPYTERLSCLEPVRTAKAIEIAIEKLLEGLCTRLQSEGQGIRKAILKCYRIDGKMVQVDISTNKGSHSVSHLFNLFELQINKIEPALGIELFLLEASKVEDVYHIQEKIWAAEPGLQDANLTELLDKIGGKIGTNNIHRYLPAEHYWPERSVKQATSLDEMPATKWRTDRPRPVRLLKYPEPVEVMALLPDYPPKVFTYKGKRHSIQKADGPERIEREWWDDKGEHRDYYAVEDSEGQRYWLFRLGHYDASPKWYLHGFFA; this is encoded by the coding sequence ATGCAAAAACGTTATATGTCAATATGGTTTCGTCATTTAATGACAGACTGGCTAACCCTACGGAAGCCGGAACTAAAGGATGTGCCTTTTGTTTTTGTTGCTCCTGAGCGTAACCGGATGGTTATTACTGCTGCTAATCTAGCAGCCGAAGCCCAAGGTATTCACCGGGGTATGGCCGCTGCCGATGCTAAAGCTATAACCATCAATTTACAGGTGCTTGATGATTTGCATGGCAAGGAAGCTAAACTGTTAACGCAATTAGGACTATGGTGCATCAGGTATACACCAGTTGTCGCTATCGATTTACCTAATGGCTTGATACTGGATATTTCGGGCTGCACGCATTTATGGGGCGGAGAGCGGGGATATTTGAAAGAGATTGTAAACAAGCTACGGGCATCAGGATATAATGCAAGAGCCGCTATAGCCGATACTATAGGTACAGCCTGGGCTATTGCTCGCTATGGCAAAGCAACGCCTATTATTGAAAGCGGTGCGCATATACAGGCGTTGATTAACTTACCTCCGGTTGCTTTACGGTTAGATATAACTGTATTACAAAAGATGCAAAAACTGGGGTTTAGTACTGTTAAAAGTTTTACGCAAATACCACGAACTGTTTTACGCAGACGATTTGGCGAAGCATTTTTATTGCGGCTGGCACAGGCTTTTGGTATGCAAGACGAACAAATTGTTCCGCTTGTATCGCCTGTGCCTTATACCGAACGATTATCTTGTTTAGAGCCTGTTAGAACAGCTAAGGCTATTGAAATTGCCATTGAAAAATTACTGGAAGGCTTATGTACTCGCCTACAATCCGAAGGTCAGGGCATTCGTAAAGCAATTTTAAAATGTTACCGTATTGACGGTAAAATGGTTCAAGTGGATATAAGCACAAACAAGGGCTCACATAGTGTTTCGCATCTATTTAATCTTTTTGAATTGCAGATCAATAAAATAGAACCTGCTTTAGGTATAGAGTTATTTTTGTTAGAGGCATCAAAAGTAGAAGATGTTTATCATATACAAGAGAAGATATGGGCTGCAGAACCTGGTTTGCAGGATGCTAATTTAACAGAGTTATTAGATAAGATAGGCGGTAAAATTGGCACCAATAATATACACCGTTATTTACCTGCAGAACATTATTGGCCGGAACGTTCTGTAAAACAAGCCACATCTTTAGACGAAATGCCGGCAACAAAATGGCGAACAGACAGGCCACGCCCAGTACGTTTACTAAAATACCCCGAGCCTGTAGAAGTTATGGCATTATTACCCGATTACCCACCCAAAGTGTTTACTTATAAAGGTAAACGGCATAGCATTCAAAAAGCAGATGGCCCCGAACGCATAGAACGCGAATGGTGGGACGATAAAGGAGAACATCGGGATTATTACGCGGTAGAAGATAGCGAAGGGCAGCGTTATTGGTTGTTTAGATTGGGGCATTATGACGCTTCACCAAAATGGTACTTACACGGTTTTTTTGCCTAA
- a CDS encoding RagB/SusD family nutrient uptake outer membrane protein: protein MIYNCQFGQNLVNEYEPGDIRKNATIIFINPTNGKNSAGTVLFDGFRVPSQDSVQNPRYNYKAYYSRTAETNCGNFDRLPKHVPVIRYAEVLLIHAEAALQNGQTGVALSDVNQIRARAKLSALGSITLPQIWHERRVELAMEQDRFFDLVRQDAVRPGRAAAAFAAHGKTWNPNRKLFPIPQQQIDLSGGRLQQNPGY, encoded by the coding sequence ATTATATATAATTGTCAGTTCGGCCAAAACTTAGTGAATGAATACGAGCCCGGCGACATTCGCAAGAATGCTACTATCATTTTTATAAACCCAACCAATGGCAAAAATTCTGCAGGAACGGTTTTGTTTGATGGTTTCCGTGTGCCCAGTCAAGATTCGGTACAAAACCCGCGATATAATTATAAAGCTTATTACAGCCGGACGGCAGAAACTAACTGTGGTAATTTCGACCGGTTGCCAAAACATGTGCCTGTGATAAGATATGCCGAAGTATTACTTATTCATGCCGAAGCAGCCTTGCAAAATGGCCAAACCGGGGTGGCGCTTAGCGATGTTAACCAAATACGCGCAAGGGCTAAGTTATCTGCACTGGGCAGTATTACATTGCCACAAATATGGCATGAACGGCGTGTTGAATTAGCTATGGAGCAAGATCGCTTTTTTGACCTGGTACGGCAGGATGCTGTGAGACCTGGCAGGGCAGCCGCGGCTTTTGCTGCGCATGGCAAAACATGGAACCCAAATCGTAAGCTGTTCCCCATTCCACAACAGCAAATTGACCTTAGTGGTGGCCGCTTACAACAAAACCCGGGATACTGA
- a CDS encoding caspase family protein, which translates to MRKALLIGIDDYSFGALNGCIRDAEKLSMLLSRDFDETLNFTCKKLLSSEELIDILTLKEAIVELFENKTEVALFYFSGHGSEKDKYGNACLVTQDATAATSGVDLDFLLKTANDSPATEVVIILDCCFSGVLGNPSFLDKMSYMREGVSILTSSHETQVSLAGLDGSVFTTMVCNALDGGAADTTGLVSVSSIYGYADKLLGPWDQRPIFKCNLSKMVPLRRCKPIIPLNTLRKLRVYFSNPDDFYQLDPSFEPDAEPRGHDNEKIFEDLQKLNRGSLLHPVDAEHMYYAAMNSKSCILTPLGKYYWQLAKEGKL; encoded by the coding sequence ATGAGGAAAGCGTTACTTATTGGTATCGACGATTACAGTTTCGGAGCATTGAATGGATGCATCAGAGATGCTGAAAAATTATCCATGTTGCTCTCAAGAGATTTTGACGAAACCCTTAACTTTACTTGTAAAAAACTATTATCCTCTGAGGAGTTAATTGATATTTTGACTTTAAAGGAAGCGATTGTGGAGTTGTTCGAGAACAAAACAGAGGTCGCGCTTTTTTACTTTTCAGGGCATGGCTCTGAAAAAGACAAGTATGGTAATGCTTGTCTTGTTACTCAAGACGCTACCGCGGCAACATCTGGAGTGGATTTAGATTTTTTGCTTAAAACGGCAAATGATTCACCTGCCACTGAAGTTGTAATAATTTTAGATTGTTGCTTCAGTGGTGTTCTTGGTAACCCTTCTTTTTTGGACAAAATGTCTTATATGCGAGAAGGCGTTTCTATTTTAACTTCAAGCCACGAAACGCAAGTTTCCTTAGCTGGTTTAGATGGCAGTGTTTTTACTACTATGGTTTGCAACGCTTTAGATGGTGGCGCAGCGGATACAACAGGCTTGGTTTCTGTATCTTCAATATATGGATATGCTGATAAACTATTAGGGCCTTGGGACCAAAGACCAATTTTCAAATGTAATTTATCTAAGATGGTTCCGTTACGACGCTGTAAGCCTATTATCCCACTTAACACATTGCGCAAACTACGGGTATATTTCAGCAATCCAGACGACTTCTACCAGTTAGATCCTTCGTTTGAACCAGATGCAGAACCTCGAGGCCATGACAACGAAAAGATTTTCGAAGATTTACAAAAATTAAACAGGGGCAGCTTATTGCATCCTGTTGATGCTGAACATATGTACTATGCAGCTATGAATAGCAAATCATGTATATTAACACCATTAGGAAAATATTATTGGCAATTAGCAAAGGAAGGAAAATTATAA
- a CDS encoding SDR family oxidoreductase — MENQGKYALITGATSGIGYELAMLFAKDKYNLIIVARDQAELQTCADTLSQEGVAVLPIACDLSDMEAAKSLCYDVQNRGIDVDVLVNDAGQGLYGLFKDTDLERELSMIHLNICATVILTKHFVKSMVARNEGKILNLASIASRTPGPWQSVYHGTKAFVLSFSEGIREELKENHITVTALLPGPTDTDFFNKSDMQDSKVVQDKSSMSDPAKVAKDGYEALMNGDDQVVSGFKNKMITLMSSITPDRNVAGMMASMQEPVDKQHHE, encoded by the coding sequence ATGGAAAATCAAGGAAAATATGCGCTGATTACAGGCGCCACCAGCGGAATTGGCTATGAATTGGCCATGCTTTTTGCAAAAGATAAATACAACCTTATTATTGTTGCCCGTGACCAGGCCGAACTGCAAACCTGTGCAGACACGCTTAGCCAGGAAGGCGTTGCTGTGTTGCCAATAGCCTGCGACCTGTCTGATATGGAGGCCGCAAAATCTTTATGTTACGATGTACAAAACCGGGGCATAGATGTAGATGTATTGGTGAACGATGCAGGCCAGGGCCTATACGGCTTGTTTAAAGACACCGATTTGGAGCGCGAATTAAGCATGATACATTTAAACATTTGCGCAACGGTAATTTTAACCAAACATTTTGTAAAGAGTATGGTGGCGCGTAATGAGGGGAAAATACTTAACCTTGCATCGATAGCCAGCCGCACACCCGGGCCATGGCAGTCGGTATACCACGGTACCAAAGCATTTGTACTATCTTTTAGCGAAGGTATACGCGAAGAATTGAAAGAAAATCATATTACGGTAACCGCCCTGCTGCCGGGCCCAACAGATACCGACTTTTTCAATAAATCAGACATGCAGGATAGCAAAGTAGTTCAGGACAAATCTTCAATGTCTGACCCTGCAAAAGTGGCTAAGGATGGCTATGAGGCATTGATGAATGGCGACGACCAGGTGGTATCTGGTTTTAAAAATAAAATGATCACACTGATGTCCTCTATCACGCCAGACCGTAACGTAGCCGGTATGATGGCCAGTATGCAAGAACCGGTGGATAAGCAACATCACGAATAA